In Primulina huaijiensis isolate GDHJ02 chromosome 4, ASM1229523v2, whole genome shotgun sequence, a genomic segment contains:
- the LOC140975760 gene encoding DCC family protein At1g52590, chloroplastic: protein MVLVVISMSAAFFSIRRIRYCERTHLNISLTGMALISPAKCPSVAVPLLEHLSPRRRRIINSASLSPSTEVDWVKETSSFFEKDPRPIMLFDGVCNLCNGGVKFVRNNDRKRNIRFEALQSEAGKKLLQRSGRAPDDISSVVLVDKDRSYIKSEAVLKIMQYINLPFPQLALFLQFIPLFIRDFVYDNVADNRYSFFGRSDSCDL from the exons ATGGTGCTTGTGGTCATTTCAATGTCTGCTGCTTTCTTCTCCATTCGCAGAATCAGATATTGTGAACGAACGCACCTCAACATTTCCCTTACTGGTATGGCACTCATTTCCCCTGCCAAGTGCCCGAGCGTGGCAGTGCCCCTCCTAGAGCACCTTAGCCCGCGACGTCGCAGGATTATCAACTCGGCAAGTTTGTCGCCTTCGACGGAGGTGGATTGGGTAAAAGAAACTTCGAGCTTCTTTGAAAAGGACCCTCGACCGATCATGTTGTTCGACG gtgtttgcaatttatgTAATGGAGGCGTGAAGTTTGTCCGAAACAATGATCGAAAAAG GAACATTAGATTTGAAGCTCTACAGAGTGAAGCAGGCAAAAAACTGCTTCAGAGATCTGGAAGAGCACCAGATGATATTTCAAGTGTTGTACTTGTTGATAAAGATAG GTCATATATAAAGTCAGAAGCTGTACTAAAGATAATGCAATACATCAACTTGCCCTTTCCCCAGCTTGCTCTCTTTCTGCAATTCATACCACT ATTCATTCGAGATTTTGTATATGACAACGTCGCAGATAACAGATACAGTTTTTTTGGCCGCTCGGATTCATGTGACTTGTAG
- the LOC140975761 gene encoding uncharacterized protein At2g34160-like, with protein sequence MEEITEGVNKMNIVEFQKKNRIQVSHTKKPLFFYVNLTKRYMQQYNEVELSALGMAISTVVSIAEILKNNGFAVEKKIMTSTVEIKDDSRGRPVQKAKIEIVLGKTANFDELMAAAQEDGENGHGDD encoded by the exons ATGGAGGAGATAACGGAGGGAGTGAACAAGATGAACATCGTGGAATTCCAGAAGAAGAACCGGATTCAAGTCTCCCATACTAAGAAGCCTCTTTTCTTTTACGTTAATCTCACCAAG AGATACATGCAACAGTACAATGAGGTGGAGCTTTCGGCTCTTGGAATGG CAATTTCAACAGTTGTCTCGATAGCTGAAATATTGAAAAACAATGGTTTTGCTGTTGAGAAGA AAATCATGACATCCACAGTGGAGATAAAGGATGATTCAAGGGGGAGGCCCGTTCAAAAAGCGAAG ATTGAAATAGTGTTGGGAAAAACAGCAAACTTCGACGAATTAATGGCTGCTGCACAGGAGGATGGCGAGAATGGCCATGGTGACGACTAG
- the LOC140975762 gene encoding transport protein particle 20 kDa subunit-like: MASTACFMIVSKNDIPIYEAEVGTVPKKEDAAHLHQFILHAALDIVQDVAWTTSAMFLKAIDRFDDLVVSVHVTAGHTRLMLLHDSRNDDGIKSFFQEVHELYMKTVLNPLYLPGSRIISSHFDTKVRALARKYL; encoded by the exons ATGGCAAGTACTGCGTGCTTCATGATAGTAAGCAAAAATGATATCCCCATTTACGAAGCTGAAGTTGGTACAGTTCCCAAA AAAGAGGATGCTGCTCATCTACACCAATTCATATTACATGCTGCTTTAGACATTGTTCAAGATGTGGCGTGGACTACAAGTGCTAT GTTTCTGAAAGCAATTGATAGATTTGATGATTTGGTGGTGTCTGTACACGTAACTGCAGGT CATACTCGACTGATGCTGCTCCACGATTCTCGTAATGATGATGGAATTAAGAGCTTCTTCCAAGAGGTTCATGAGTTATACATGAAG ACTGTTCTCAATCCCCTTTATCTACCTGGGAGTCGCATCATTTCCTCACATTTCGACACGAAAGTTCGAGCCCTTGCTAGAAAATATCTGTGA
- the LOC140974824 gene encoding MAPK kinase substrate protein At1g80180-like: protein MAGLQRSAVSFRRQGSSGLVWNEKLNQLINQQNQDAATAGTGLRIQRSRSTGGEKGFSSRKVTSAAEPPSPKFSACGFCTVAFGKHDQKNRHPRPPRSGKRSM, encoded by the coding sequence ATGGCAGGTTTGCAGAGATCTGCAGTATCATTCAGGAGACAAGGATCCTCGGGATTGGTATGGAACGAGAAGCTGAATCAGCTCATTAATCAACAAAATCAAGACGCAGCGACAGCCGGCACAGGATTAAGGATCCAAAGGAGCCGATCCACAGGAGGAGAAAAGGGTTTCAGCTCCAGAAAGGTGACTTCAGCTGCTGAGCCACCGTCTCCTAAGTTTTCTGCTTGTGGGTTCTGCACCGTCGCTTTCGGAAAACATGATCAAAAGAACCGCCATCCGCGGCCACCGAGGTCCGGTAAGCGCTCGATGTGA